The genomic interval CCCTGAAATGCCCACTTTGTTCCCACACACAAACCAGGAGCCAAAACAagtgtctctgttttctttttaaacccaGATATTTGGAAGCCATATAAAACTTCTCCCATACACGCAGAACCCCAGAACTCCCTGCCTAGGAGAAAAGGAGCATTAGGGTCCTGGCCCCACATTCTTTGATGCTGGAGAGTAGATGTGGGGACAGAGGGGTGAGCTGCAGGATTCTCTTGTCCCTGAGAAGGCAGAGGTACTGGCTAGCCTGCCCTTCCCTAGGCTTGGATACCTCGGGCCCTCGCCTTGCTCCTGCACCAACAGCAAActcaacaggaaagaaaaagaactaaaaataagaACAGTCCTTCTCCCCGTCTCAGGTGGCCCTTCCAGGTCCTACCTAGATAGGGAGGGTGTTCAAGTATTGCTGCTGATGGTAGCTGCACAAGACCACAAGAGCTGGACTGGAGGGCCCTGTCCGTTCCTGTTTCCCTGGTaggaggggaggacagagatggataaaggaatggataaataaagcgAGTTGATAATAACTAAAActagcaaatgaatgaataaactattaaatgaataaataagggagggaggaaagaaaaaaattccatctaGGGATTCAGCCACGTGCCCCCTACCTGGGGGGATCTAGACTGGCACACTAAATAAGGGGGTGTCAGCAATCCCATAGCTTCAAGGGGGCCATCACCCGGACAAGGGCACAGGAAGGAGAAGGTTCCCAGTTTACAAAAAGGTAGTTCtaccacagagacagaaagcacaaGGAACTCGGCAGGAGGTGTGTTCCCACTCGGGATATAGACAGGGAGGGTCCACGCATGGCAGTAAAGCTGGGTGCCCACACCAGGGGCCTGAGACATTTGTTGACATCAGTGAGGGCACGGGTAGTTGGCAGTGCCCAGCTATGCTAGCTGGACAGGAAGATTAACCATGCCAGGCAGAACCTGAAAGGTCATGGACAGGAAAACAGAGACATCTAGTTACTTGGCAGTGATGGTGATGGCAAGTACTTGTGCTTAGTAAGATGGGCTCATGGACTTGGGCCTGCACCTGGCAGGACCATAGCTAGGGGAATACCCTCATCAGAGGACTCAGAGTCACTTCTACTTGGCAGTGGAGACATACAGCGCCTGGCACAGTGCCTTGAACATGGTAGGCGCTAAGAACCTTTGATGACTGGGTGAATGGATTAGGATGGGTGTCAGGCTACAGGGTGCCTGAACTGAGGACAGAGACCATCTTCTTGGTACTAAGGGGAGATAGTCCCATAGGGCAGTGTTTCAGGTCCCCTCGGTGTCCCCAAGAGGTGTCTGCCCTCAGGCGTATGCTACTGCACCCAAGGGCTTACCTAAAGGTTTCACATGTTGGCAGACAGCTGGGGGCCCCGGGGAGTAGCTGGCTCAGGCACTGGCAGCCTGGGGGGCtgggctgtccctggaggcttggTCAGGAGCCCTGAAGGGGGCAGGCGCTCACTTCCTGAGCTCTTACGCCCAGGAGAGCCATCACCTGCTGCCCTCTGAGGCAGAGAAGGTTGGGAGGCTGAGAGAGGGCGGCCCCGAGGTCCTAGTCGCCGTCCACCCCCTCCTGGGGGAGGCCCCAGCAGTGACACCTGTGAGCGCCCAGCCCGGGATAGGCTGGCATGGAGGGTTCTAGCAGGCGGGGCCGGCAGGCGGGAGGTGGATGCCCAAGGCCCCCGGGCTAGAGGGCCAGCTCGGGCAGGCACCAGCggggaggctggggagcctgCTCCTGCTGATCTTCGAGCAGAGCGAGCAAGGAGGGTGACTGGAGAGTCGGGTGAGAGGGGAAGAGGGCCCCGCTGGTGTGTCAAGGCAATGGCCACACTAGAGGTCACGGCAGCTGCTTGCAGGGGTGCGTGCACCAGCGGCTCCCAGAGCGCCGGCTTTCCACTGAGCCGAGCGCCTGTGCTGGGCGCCAGGCCCCGAACACCGCGAGCCATATCCCTGTCGTGTTGGACCAGGTGCTGCTCCATGACGCCCCCACTGCTGCCCGGACTTGGCTCAGAGCGCTTCCGCTGCAGGATGGAATTCTTCTTGCCTAGAAATTATCCCAGGGGGAAGGAGTTAAGGATAGGATAGGAATTCAAGATGAAGGTTGGCTATCAAAAGAATGAGGGTAACAAGATGGAGTCAACGGACACTGGCAGGGTGAAGGTAGGGGATGGGGATCAAGTGTGTGGAGACGGAGTTGGGAGACGGAGATTGGGAGATGAGGGTTGAAGGAAGAGGGTTAGGGGATGAGAGTACGGATCAGAGATGGTGAGGATCAGGGACTGGTACTCAAGGAAGGAGGATTCAGTGCATGGGAACTGGGGGCAATGTCTCCAGGGCTCAGAGATGCTGGGTTATAGGGACTGGGAGCCAGTGTGTTGAGAGCCCTACTGGGGGCATCTGCTGGGACTCGGGTCCCCTGGGGTGTGCCAAGGCACTGGAGCCTGGGCCCTGGGATCCGGGGGACTCCTTGCCATGGACGAGGGTGAGGGCGCAGCCTGGACCTCACCGATACGGCGCAGCCGATCCATGGCCACTGTCTCGAAGGCCCGGCGCATCATAGGGAACTCCTCGAGCACGGCGTTGAAATGGTCCACGCTGAGTGAGTACAGGCGGCAGTAGGTGTCTGCACGCACGCTGGCCGTGCGTCGGCCCCGAGTCAGCAGGCAGATCTCTGACAAAGTTGGGAGGAGGCCTTCAGAATCACTGTCTGCAGAACTCCCTCTCACTGGGCCTGCAGCAACTGACCCAGATTCCTCAGACTCCTCCCCAGATGGGAGCAACTTATGACTCCCCACCCGCCCAGAGGCCCTGAGTGCTCCAAGCACCCTCACTCTCCCACATAATTACTGTCCTGCCTCTGTCCAAATTAAAGCTGATAACAGGCAGGTCTGCTGCACTCCTAGTTATTCCACTTCACTTTaattcccaccccacctccacggCTTTAGCCCAAGCGGTAGGCCTAGGGCAGtgccctctcttccctcccctttgAAAGAACACCAAGGCAACCCAGAAGGAGAAAAGTAGTGCCAAAGGGCGAAGGGCAACACAATGAGGATGCTGGAAGGTGGTGGGTGATTTGGGGATTGAGAGATTATGAATCTCAAACCCTTTTGGGCAGCAGCCAGGAGAACTGTGGAACTGCCACAGGCTGGGTCCCTGATTCTCCCACCAAGTCATTCCCCCAGGGAGCCACAAGGCTCCAGCCCCTGGGATAGCACTGCTTTATTCCTATCTTTCCCTCATCTTGTGGGATCCCTGGGTCTCACTGGCCCAGGCATTTTCAACCTGACCATGCACGGGAATCTCTTAAGCCTTTAAAATTACAGAACTCTAAACCCCAGACCCAGAGATTCTAATTGAATaggcctggggaggggctggaaCTCTGTGGTCCTGGAGCACAGTCAGGTGAAGACCCAGACCCAGGGGAGCAGCTGccctcctttctctgctccagatcccccacccacccaccctgagGCCTGCTGACCCCCAAAGTAGGATCCATCAGTGAGGCGGGTGTCCCGGGCGCCACGTGCCAGCACACTGAGCAGCCCATGCTGGATGAAGTACATCTTCCTGCCCACGGAGCCCTCACGCACCACGAGGTCCCCCGGCTGGAAGACCTCAAAGCGTAGCTTGGTGAGCACGGCCGTGACGAAGCTGGGGTCAGCATGGGCAAACAGCGGCATGTGGGCCACCAGGCCCCGGCAGGTGAAGTTAATGATCTcctgggcgggggaggggccTGTCAGGCAGGCTGTGCTCCCTGCCCAGAGGTGCCCCCATCGAGCTCATCTGTCTCCAGAAGCCCCACCCCTGGGGTCATGATCTGCCAAAGGATGGGGATCCTTCAGTCGGCCTGGGACCATCTCTAAGCTCCTGCCCTCAGAGCTTTCCCATGAGCCCTTGCAGGACCataccccaaccccaccccaacaGCGATTCCTGCAGCCCCTCCTCATGTGTACTTCACCCCTGAAAGATCATCAAGGAAGACTGTAACTCCTGAAAGTGCTCCAAAGGCCTGAACTCCCATGGGGCCCTCTGTAGGCCCCACTTGCTGTAGGGGCCCCAGCTGACTAATAGAGGTCGTCCCAGAAGACCAGGTCCTTGAAGAGCCTCCCTCCAGGGCCCCGCCCAGCCCCACCTCCCGCAGCGGCTCGCTCAGCTCGCCTAGGATGCTCTCCTCATCGAACATCTTGCCCTGGTAGCGGTGTTCATAGTACTCATGGATGCGCTGCCGTGTATCAGCCGGCAGCTTGTGGAAGGACATGTACTGCTCCACCTGCTTGTACTGGAGAGCCAGCCGATGGCCAGCGGGCAAGAAAGCACAGAGACAGATGTGGAGCCAGAACAGTGTTGTGGGGGAGGTTGTGGAGGAAGGTCACAGCCATGGGACACACCCAGAGGGTAGAAACATGGAGACAAAAGGATAGATGAGCAAGGGTGGATGCAGGGAGGACACAGCACAGTCACAGGAAAACCCAGACGTGGAGGAGTCCAAGGACAGGTGCATTGGTACAAAGGAAAGGTACACACACGGACAAACGGGTACGGGGCAAGGCAGGACCCAGAGAGCCAACAGGGACGCATCAGAGTGGGCTGCACGTGGAGCTCCCCAGCCTccagcacccctcccctcccttttccTGCCCCTGCTGACCTTCTCCTGGTACTGACGCCGCGAGGAGTCCAGGGACTGGATGAGGGCGGTGGCATGACCGATGAACATGGCGTAGCACGTGGCACCCACGATCATGCTGAGCATGGTGAGCCAGACGTCGGGCATGCCTACAGGTGCCTGCTGCCCGTAGCCAATGCAGAGCATGTGGCTCATGGCCTTGAACAGGGCGTGGGAATACTGGCGGCCCCAGGAGTGGTTCTGGGGGGCAGAGTCAGAGCTGGGCACAGACCCCTCAGAACCTCATTCTCCTCCCGCTCCCCACTTTCTCTTTCAATCCTTCTTCTGCCCCCTTCTACTTCAACTTGCCTGCCAAGGGAGGCACTTAGGTTTGGTTCTGGGGGGCCCTGAAGCAGAAGGGGCCTCTTTTATAGCATGGGAGCTGCAGTTTCTCCCTAGCTTTCCTTCCCCATATGCTCCCTCCAATACAAGTACTTCTTCTGGGCCTCTTTCCTctcacctccccacctcctctcttCTGTCCGCTCATGGTCATCTCTCCACCATCTCCCACTTGCCCCCTGTGTTTACCCCTCCTGCTCAGAGAGAAGAGCCCTTGGAAGGCCCAGGAAAGGCTGAGCGGCAGGGAGTTCTCACCACCATGTGGCTGATGGAGACCCAGCAGTCAGGAGGAAAGTCTTGCAGCATGGGGACCAGGAACTGCAGACAGCCATCCcagtgacacagcagcagcatcatTCCGATGAGGTTGAAGATGCGAACCACAGCACTGGCCAGGTCATAGGTCATGTGAAAGATCTGAGGAGTCCAAGGAGGGGCTGTTGTGGACAGGAACCTCTCCCTGCCAGGAATTTTCCACGCCTGGCCTTGCAGATTCTCTCTTCAAATTTCTCTCTGGCCCTGCTCTCCATGAATGTTAAGACTGTGGCTATAAAACCACATATATAGCTAACACAAAGGAGGCTGTATTACTGCTCTCATCCCATAGGTAGGAAAACTGATGCAAATCATGTGCCCCAAATCACAGCAAGTGCCACAGCAGAAACTCAGTCAAAAAGGTCTACTGCACAAGCTGCCCAAGTATAGCCTGGGAAGGCGGAGAGAGGGCAATTCGCAGTGTAACAGCCCCAGGGCGTATAAAAGGATGAGTGCCAGAAGCTCTCTTCCcttccaataataataataggtaatCTACTGAGAACTTACTGTGCCAGGCACGGTACTAGGTGCTTTACAGGTATTAACTCCTTTAACTCTTATAACCTTATCATATGTaaatatgtttaacattttcattttatagacaaggaaaccaGGTCTCATATAGTAAACAGTAAAATTGGGATCTGACCACAAGCAATAAGACTGCAGAGTTCACACTCTGAACCACTAAACTCTGCTGTTgtcctgaagctgaaaccccagccTTCCCCATGCTCTACAATTATTAGCTCCTCTTCTATACCTTCCTCTTGGAGTCTAACTAACCCTTCAGTGTTTGTCCAGCAACTATGCTCCATTCTCCTGCAGCACCATCCTTGCATCCTGCAAATCCCATCCCCTGAACACTCATTCTGTCCCTGTTTCTCCCCTACTAACACTGGAGACACCCCTCCCTCGGAAGCCCCACTCATCTGCCCCACCCCAGAAAGTTGCCAGGAGCCCCACTCATATCGCTGTCTGGAGGAGTCTGCAAGccccccctgcccacctccccaccccacctcctcccactGGTGTATGTAGCGGATGAGGCGGGAGAGGCGGAGCAGCCGCAGCAGGCTGAGGATCTTGGTGAAACGCACGATGCGCAGGGCCCGCGCTGTTTTGTAGACCTCAGCATCCAGTCGTGGCTCCAGCTCCACCACCAGAAAGATGTAATCCACAGGAATAGAGGAGATGAGATCAACCAGGAACCAGGTGCGCAAGTAGCGTGTGCGGATGGCCCGCGGTGCCAGCAGGATCTCAGCACCCTCCTCTACCACGATGCCTGTGCGGAAGTTGAGCACCAGATCCATCAGGAAGAAAGTGTCAGAGAGGACGTTGAAGACAATCCAAGGTGGAGAGTTCTCTTCCTTGAAGAAGGTGATGCCCACAGGTAGCACAATGAGGTTCCCCACCATCAGCAGGAGCATGATCAGGTCCCAGTAAAACCTAAgataggggtgggatgggaagtaAGACCACAGTGAGAGTCAGTCACTAAACTAAGGGCAGATAGTCTCAGCCAAAAGTGGACAAGGATACAGAACAACGGGATGACCATTTACAGCTAATGGGAGTGTAAACTGGGACCACCACTTGGAAAAATAGTTTGGATTTATCTAGTAAAGTCTAACATTTGCATTCTCTGCAACTTGGCAATTCTATTCCTAGGTATATACACATTCAAGGGAAAGATTCCAGGAGATATATACAGGTATAACGGCATTAAAtctggaaataatccaaatatccatcagtAGAAAAATGTAGATTAATAAGATAAACACAGTAGACAAATACACTGATGCCCTGGAATATTATACAACTGTGAAGTCACCCAACTGCAGCCTACATTCCACAGTACGAATGAATCTCACAGATTTAATGTCAAGAAACCAAAGGATACACACTGTAGGATTCCATACATACAAAGTTCAAAAATAGATCAAACTAAACTGCATTTTTTAGGGGATTCACAGAAAAGTAGTAAAACTGTAAAGAAAAGTAAGGAAATAAGTACCACAAAAGTTAGAATAGTGGGTTTGGAAAAGGGATGTGAGAGCAGCAAGGAGCCTTCTGGGGTATCCCCAGTGTAGTCTCTCTTGACCTAGACAGTTATTACATATGAGCCTGTTTTTCAGTTACTCcttcaaatatatgtgtgtgtacacacacacacatatatatatacaccctgGTCTATATTgtactatttatatatatctgCCTTATCTATTTACTATATCTctactatattaatatatatacctCTAAATATACCCCTAATATGCATATATGTTCTTTATATAGTTCATATATGTAATGTcctcattatatgtatataatctatGTCactattgttaaatattttttaagttaaaaaaagataaatatccttTGCTGATCTCAGAGGGCTGTTAAAAAATATGCACTGATATGAATGTGGATGGATGGGACAGTGTTGTACAAGACTAGTTGGTGTTAGGACTCACCTACTCTTTATCCCAAGGATTCTGAAGAGACTGCTGCTTTACCCATCTCCAGCTCTCTGCCCATTCCTAGTTTAGGACTGAAAACCTTCCCTAGCTTTCCCAACCCCAACTCTCCTTCCCAACACAGTTGGGCTCATGGTTCCTGTTTTTCTGCTGGGATCTGTTTCCCAGAGTGGGGATGGTCTGTCCTGCCTCCTGTTTGAACTAGCTTTTCAGATGTACCCCTCCCCTCTTCAGAGCACTTTGGCAGGGCTGCACATACAGAGAAGCTCCACAGCAGATCCTGAGACAGCAAAGCTTGAAGCTCTGCACTCCTTTCCTCCCCTAACCTCCCTGTGCCCACTGAGACTTTGGTTGCACCCAGGCAAGGGCATGGTCGGGGAGAGCCATATTGCTGTGtggaagctgtgaaaagaagaggtcATTCAAAGATCATTGGACAATCTGAAGATCCCAACTAGATATGGCAGTTTCAATTTCAGGACACACCTAGTTGCAGCATCAACTGAGGACCCAGCCCCTTCTGACtctgactg from Budorcas taxicolor isolate Tak-1 chromosome 3, Takin1.1, whole genome shotgun sequence carries:
- the HCN3 gene encoding potassium/sodium hyperpolarization-activated cyclic nucleotide-gated channel 3, translated to MEAEQRPTTGANEGATPGLEAEPPAAPASTTTASGPVPGSRPGPEPKRRQLGTLLQPTVNKFSLRVFGSHKAVEIEQERVKSAGAWIIHPYSDFRFYWDLIMLLLMVGNLIVLPVGITFFKEENSPPWIVFNVLSDTFFLMDLVLNFRTGIVVEEGAEILLAPRAIRTRYLRTWFLVDLISSIPVDYIFLVVELEPRLDAEVYKTARALRIVRFTKILSLLRLLRLSRLIRYIHQWEEIFHMTYDLASAVVRIFNLIGMMLLLCHWDGCLQFLVPMLQDFPPDCWVSISHMVNHSWGRQYSHALFKAMSHMLCIGYGQQAPVGMPDVWLTMLSMIVGATCYAMFIGHATALIQSLDSSRRQYQEKYKQVEQYMSFHKLPADTRQRIHEYYEHRYQGKMFDEESILGELSEPLREEIINFTCRGLVAHMPLFAHADPSFVTAVLTKLRFEVFQPGDLVVREGSVGRKMYFIQHGLLSVLARGARDTRLTDGSYFGEICLLTRGRRTASVRADTYCRLYSLSVDHFNAVLEEFPMMRRAFETVAMDRLRRIGKKNSILQRKRSEPSPGSSGGVMEQHLVQHDRDMARGVRGLAPSTGARLSGKPALWEPLVHAPLQAAAVTSSVAIALTHQRGPLPLSPDSPVTLLARSARRSAGAGSPASPLVPARAGPLARGPWASTSRLPAPPARTLHASLSRAGRSQVSLLGPPPGGGGRRLGPRGRPLSASQPSLPQRAAGDGSPGRKSSGSERLPPSGLLTKPPGTAQPPRLPVPEPATPRGPQLSANM